The following coding sequences lie in one Rutidosis leptorrhynchoides isolate AG116_Rl617_1_P2 chromosome 4, CSIRO_AGI_Rlap_v1, whole genome shotgun sequence genomic window:
- the LOC139843038 gene encoding uncharacterized mitochondrial protein AtMg00810-like: MWILHHKIRSDGTFERYKARLVGDGRSQQVGIDCYETFSPVVKPATIRTVLSIAISKEWPIYQLDVKNAFLHGNLNETVYILKQAPRAWYQRFADFASKVGFQHSQCDHSLFIYHRGRDIAYLLLYVDDIVLTTSSDELRSKLMVLFSHEFAMKDLGPLSSFLGISVTRHATGLFLTQHAYATDIINRVGMKTCNAVTTPVDTLGKMSTSDSPLISNPTEYRSLAGGLQYLTFTRPDISYAVQQICLHMHDPHENHLLALKRIIRYLQGTSALGLHISKSTSHNLVGFTDADWAGCPDTRRSTSGYCVYLGEIYCPGHQNDKLLCLVLVPKPNIGVFLTW, translated from the exons ATGTGGATTTTACATCACAAAATTAGATCAGATGGCACGTTTGAACGATACAAAGCAAGGCTTGTCGGCGATGGTCGCTCACAACAGGTTGGTATTGATTGTTATGAAACTTTTAGCCCAGTCGTTAAACCTGCTACTATCCGAACTGTGCTCAGTATTGCAATCTCTAAAGAATGGCCGATTTATCAACTTGATGTGAAAAACGCATTTCTTCATGGGAATTTAAATGAGACCGTTTATAT TTTAAAGCAAGCCCCTCGCGCTTGGTATCAACGTTTCGCGGACTTTGCTTCCAAAGTTGGTTTTCAACACAGTCAATGTGATCACTCTTTGTTCATTTATCATCGTGGCCGAGATATTGCATATTTATTATTATACGTTGATGACATAGTCCTTACTACATCTTCAGATGAGTTGCGATCAAAACTAATGGTTCTTTTCTCTCATGAATTCGCCATGAAGGACCTTGGCCCCTTGAGCTCTTTTTTAGGCATTTCGGTCACTAGACATGCCACTGGTTTATTTTTGACTCAACATGCCTATGCAACTGATATTATAAATAGGGTCGGAATGAAAACTTGCAATGCAGTTACCACGCCTGTTGACACTCTTGGTAAGATGAGCACGTCCGATAGTCCCCTTATTTCTAATCCTACAGAATATAGAAGTCTTGCCGGTGGCCTACAATATCTTACTTTTACACGCCCCGACATCTCATACGCGGTTCAGCAAATTTGTCTTCACATGCATGATCCTCATGAGAACCATCTTCTTGCTTTGAAAAGAATTATTCGATATCTTCAAGGGACCTCTGCTCTCGGCTTGCATATTTCGAAGTCCACATCTCACAACTTAGTTGGCTTTACCGATGCTGATTGGGCCGGATGTCCCGATACTCGTCGCTCTACTTCAGGTTATTGCGTTTATTTGGGTGAAATTTATTGTCCTGGTCATCAAAACGACAAGCTACTTTGTCTCGTTCTAGTGCCGAAGCCGAATATAGGGGTGTTTCTAACGTGGTAG